The Tubulanus polymorphus chromosome 1, tnTubPoly1.2, whole genome shotgun sequence genome contains a region encoding:
- the LOC141910810 gene encoding sorting nexin-12-like, which yields MASGVTARINPTKKQTLEDAYSAPANFLEIDVKDPQTHGVGNKRYTDYEIKLQTNLPVFRAKESSVRRRYSDFEWLRTELERDSKIVVPPLPGKALKKQLPFRGDDGIFEDEFIEERRKGLEGFVNKVAGHPLAQNEKCLHMFLQEHVIDKNYVPGKMRTT from the exons ATGGCGAGTGGGGTTACCGCACGAATAAATCCCACTAAAAAGCAGACTTTAGAGGATGCATACTCTGCCCCTGCTAACTTTTTAGAAATAGATGTAAAAGATCCGCAAACTCACGGCGTTGGCAATAAAAGATACAccgattatgaaataaaactacAG ACGAACTTGCCAGTATTTCGAGCGAAAGAGTCCAGTGTTCGACGACGTTACAGTGATTTCGAATGGTTGCGAACTGAACTTGAAAGAGATAGTAAA ATAGTGGTACCTCCGCTACCGGGAAAGGCtttgaaaaaacaattacCTTTTCGGGGTGATGACGGAATATTCGAGGATGAATTCATCGAAGAACGGAGGAAAGGATTGGAAGGCTTCGTGAATAA agtTGCTGGCCATCCATTAGCGCAAAATGAGAAATGCCTTCATATGTTCCTGCAGGAGCACGTTATAGACAAAAACTATGTACCGGGAAAAATGCGTACGACATGA
- the LOC141915090 gene encoding atrial natriuretic peptide receptor 1-like — protein sequence MTPKEIVQHVQNPSDSSNLFRPSIDMDYLSTEDIPHGLLQIPKQCMDQDPGRRPTFANIHKQFRKIRGERTSNVVDHMMWMMEKYADHLEEQVFERTEELEIEKKKTDTILYQLLPKTVADKLKAGQQVNAEAFENVTIYFSDIVGFTILSAASTPMQVVTFLNNLYTCFDDIILQHDAFKVETIGDAYLIVSGLPHRNEQRHAREMSDIALKILKAVQSFEIPHLPNTKLGIRIGLHTGPCCAGVVGLTMPKYCLFGDSVNTASRMESHGEPMKIHISSSTKEALAEFTEFKVIPRGEIPVKGKGNMFTYWLIGKEGLQGIFLPPSDASITWI from the exons ATGACCCCGAAAG AAATTGTCCAACATGTTCAAAATCCTTCCGATTCATCGAACCTATTTCGACCATCGATTGACATGGATTATCTATCCACCGAAGATATTCCACATGGTTTACTACAAATACCTAAACAGTGCATGGACCAGGATCCAGGCCGTCGCCCGACTTTTGCCAACATACATaaacaatttagaaaaattcgTGGTGAGAG AACTTCAAATGTGGTCGACCATATGATGTGGATGATGGAGAAGTACGCCGACCATCTGGAAGAACAGGTTTTCGAACGAACGGAAGAGTTAGAAATCGAGAAAAAGAAAACGGACACGATTTTATACCAGTTATTGCCAAA AACAGTTGCGGACAAATTAAAAGCTGGCCAACAAGTGAATGCGGAAGCATTTGAGAATGTAACAATCTATTTCTCAGATATTGTCGGATTTACAATTCTATCCGCAGCTAGTACGCCTATGCAG GTGGTCACATTTCTGAACAATCTTTATACCTGTTTCGACGACATTATTCTACAGCACGACGCTTTTAAA GTGGAAACAATCGGAGATGCCTACCTGATAGTGAGCGGCTTGCCGCACCGAAATGAACAGAGGCATGCTAGAGAAATGTCGGACATCGCTTTGAAGATTCTGAAAGCGGTGCAGAGTTTTGAAATTCCTCACTTACCCAACACGAAACTGGGAATTCGAATTGGTCTGCATACTG GTCCTTGTTGCGCAGGTGTAGTTGGGTTAACTATGCCAAAATACTGCCTTTTTGGCGATTCTGTGAACACAGCCTCTAGAATGGAATCTCACGGTGAAC CTATGAAAATACACATAAGCTCATCGACGAAAGAAGCTTTAGCGGAATTTACCGAATTCAAAGTGATACCGCGTGGTGAAATACCAGTCAAAGGAAAGGGCAACATGTTCACTTATTGGTTGATTGGCAAAGAGGGTTTGCAAGGAATTTTTCTTCCGCCATCCGATGCTTCTATAACATGGATTTGA
- the LOC141915164 gene encoding glycerol-3-phosphate phosphatase-like, producing the protein MGNGVGLLGAAVKGQKTKKVLNEGSGSKNGITQNGIGNHNIHGVDHPAKFINSTNCRDILAKYDTILMDCDGVLWHMDQITPIPGIRNTMQILVKLDKELIFLSNNSLRSRASFQQRIKDEIGIDVPKKNIFCIPYLIAVYLKEIEPIQGKVYLIGRREMSDELAELGIPHVGVGADSDCIPFEPQDLFKQELLPDIGSVVVGFDSHFSYNKLFKAASYLSKPNCSFIGTSDNPSVMIANRLKAPVDGALVAAVSKASGRSPLFLGKPSEHCFDCIKRVHPNIRKSKTLVIGDCLSTDILFAKKCGLDSLMVLTGQSTLDEIDKHKRHSLSYCLPNYVAQSLADLGRYL; encoded by the coding sequence ATGGGAAACGGAGTAGGGTTATTAGGAGCTGCTGTAAAAGGTCAGAAAACGAAAAAGGTCTTGAACGAGGGCAGTGGCAGCAAAAATGGAATAACGCAAAACGGTATAGGTAACCATAACATACACGGAGTTGATCACCCGgcgaaattcattaattcgaCCAACTGTAGAGATATACTCGCCAAGTACGATACTATATTGATGGACTGCGACGGTGTGCTATGGCATATGGACCAAATAACGCCTATTCCAGGTATCAGAAACACCATGCAAATTCTCGTTAAGCTCGACAAGGAATTGATATTCCTGTCGAACAATAGTTTACGTTCGAGGGCTTCATTCCAACAGCGTATCAAAGATGAAATCGGCATAGATGTGCccaagaaaaatatattttgcattCCGTATTTGATAGCAGTTTATCTGAAGGAAATCGAACCGATTCAGGGAAAAGTCTATCTTATAGGCCGGCGAGAAATGTCCGACGAACTAGCGGAGCTTGGGATTCCACATGTTGGAGTGGGAGCCGATTCGGATTGCATACCGTTCGAGCCGCAAGACCTATTCAAGCAGGAGCTATTACCCGACATAGGATCGGTAGTGGTTGGATTCGATTCGCATTTTTCGTACAACAAGTTGTTCAAAGCTGCTAGTTATCTTTCGAAACCGAATTGTTCTTTCATCGGCACCAGCGACAATCCCAGCGTTATGATCGCGAACCGTTTGAAAGCGCCGGTCGATGGTGCTCTTGTAGCCGCCGTTTCGAAAGCGTCCGGCCGTTCGCCGCTTTTTCTCGGCAAACCGAGCGAACACTGTTTCGACTGCATTAAAAGGGTTCACCCGAATATAAGAAAATCCAAAACTTTAGTTATCGGCGACTGCCTTTCGACCGATATCTTGTTTGCTAAGAAATGCGGTTTAGATTCGCTAATGGTACTGACCGGCCAGTCAACATTAGACGAAATCGACAAACACAAACGGCACTCTCTTAGTTACTGTTTGCCGAACTATGTAGCTCAGTCGTTAGCTGATTTAGGTAGATATCTGTAA